A region from the Azospirillum thermophilum genome encodes:
- a CDS encoding DUF983 domain-containing protein, with product MAPVAETPSKFTAAMRGLMGRCPHCGLGKLLRNYLKPVDRCAVCGEPYGHLRADDAPPWLTILVVGHIVIPALLHVEQTWEWPMWLHMAVWPLLALVLTLILLPRFKGLILGIMWSTGAHDDEPEEAAEAPPLNRS from the coding sequence ATGGCCCCCGTGGCGGAGACACCCTCCAAATTCACCGCCGCGATGCGCGGCCTCATGGGCCGGTGCCCCCACTGCGGGCTGGGGAAGCTGCTGCGCAACTACCTGAAGCCGGTGGACCGCTGCGCTGTCTGCGGCGAGCCCTATGGCCACCTGCGCGCCGATGACGCCCCGCCCTGGCTGACCATCCTGGTGGTCGGCCATATCGTCATTCCGGCCCTGCTGCATGTCGAGCAGACCTGGGAATGGCCTATGTGGCTGCATATGGCGGTCTGGCCGTTGCTGGCCCTCGTTCTGACCCTGATCCTGCTGCCGCGCTTCAAGGGCCTGATCCTCGGCATCATGTGGAGCACCGGCGCCCACGATGACGAGCCGGAGGAGGCCGCCGAAGCCCCTCCGCTCAATCGAAGCTGA
- a CDS encoding tetratricopeptide repeat protein, with protein MTPQEAEALHRRGLVAAQAGRLDEALDLIARSIAACPTEAPWWANYGLVMESAGDAVGAAQAYAGALNLDGGLALALEGLLVVADRLRSAGRADVAESCYRRAIVLAPQSAAALANGGVLLRAQGRREEAATLYRRAGRLDSANWVHPYNLGNALAELNRLDEADSAYREALDRDPARAEVMANRATRVLALQGRIAEAIAALEQALRGHPDADPLHSALLYLMQFDPARSMEQIAKAHADWGARYPDRPAASAPAPAPRLKIGYVSPDFRAHPVGYFLEPVLAAHDRAAVEITCYANTANPDWKTQRLQGLADRWVWTAGMDDEALSRRIREDGIHILVDLAGHTFGNRLGVFARRPAPVQATWAGYVGTTGLPAMDYLISDSRQSPEGADGWAIEGIVRMPDAYVPWGPPDDAPDVAPLPMLERGFPTFGSFNALPKLNAEVAALWGRVLAAVPGSRLLLRTPGLDDPAQQVRTLALFESAGADPGRLDVRGGAPHREFLAGYGEIDVALDPFPYSGGLTTLEALWMGVPVVTLGGDRFCARHSVTHLTSARLAPLAVEGPDAYVAMAAALVSDPASLSALRGTMRDRLRSSPALDGVRFTRALEAAYGVMWQRFAAGAGRASFSLSFD; from the coding sequence ATGACGCCGCAAGAGGCCGAAGCACTTCACCGCCGAGGCCTGGTTGCGGCGCAGGCGGGGCGCCTGGACGAGGCGCTGGATCTGATCGCCCGCTCCATCGCCGCCTGCCCGACCGAGGCGCCCTGGTGGGCCAACTACGGGCTGGTGATGGAAAGCGCCGGCGATGCCGTCGGCGCGGCACAGGCCTACGCCGGGGCGCTGAATCTCGACGGCGGACTGGCCCTGGCGCTCGAAGGACTGCTGGTGGTTGCCGATCGGCTGCGCAGCGCAGGCCGGGCCGACGTGGCGGAGTCCTGCTACCGCCGCGCCATCGTCCTGGCGCCGCAGTCGGCGGCGGCGCTTGCCAACGGCGGCGTACTGCTCCGGGCCCAGGGCCGGCGGGAAGAGGCGGCGACGCTCTACCGCCGTGCCGGGCGACTCGACTCTGCCAACTGGGTGCATCCCTACAACCTCGGCAATGCACTCGCCGAACTGAACCGCCTGGACGAGGCCGATTCGGCCTACCGGGAGGCGCTGGACCGCGACCCTGCCCGGGCCGAGGTGATGGCGAATCGGGCAACGAGGGTCCTTGCCCTGCAGGGACGCATCGCCGAGGCCATCGCGGCGCTGGAGCAGGCGCTGCGAGGTCACCCCGACGCCGATCCGCTGCACAGCGCGCTGCTCTACCTGATGCAGTTCGACCCGGCGCGATCGATGGAGCAGATCGCAAAAGCCCATGCCGACTGGGGCGCCCGCTATCCGGATCGTCCGGCCGCTTCCGCGCCGGCTCCGGCGCCGCGGCTGAAGATCGGCTATGTCTCCCCCGATTTCCGCGCCCATCCCGTCGGCTATTTCCTGGAGCCGGTGCTGGCGGCCCATGACCGCGCGGCCGTGGAAATCACCTGCTATGCCAATACCGCCAACCCCGACTGGAAGACGCAGCGCCTGCAAGGGCTGGCCGACCGCTGGGTGTGGACCGCGGGGATGGATGATGAGGCGTTGAGCCGCCGGATTCGGGAGGACGGCATCCACATCCTGGTCGATCTGGCCGGGCATACCTTCGGCAACCGGCTCGGGGTCTTCGCCCGGCGGCCGGCGCCGGTCCAGGCCACCTGGGCCGGCTATGTCGGCACGACCGGCCTGCCGGCAATGGACTATCTGATCTCCGACTCCCGGCAGAGCCCTGAGGGTGCGGACGGCTGGGCGATCGAGGGGATCGTGCGCATGCCGGACGCCTATGTCCCCTGGGGACCGCCGGACGATGCCCCGGATGTCGCTCCGCTGCCGATGCTGGAGCGCGGATTTCCGACCTTCGGCAGCTTCAACGCCCTGCCGAAGCTGAACGCGGAGGTCGCGGCGCTGTGGGGGCGGGTCCTGGCCGCGGTGCCGGGATCGCGGCTGTTGCTCCGCACGCCGGGATTGGACGATCCGGCGCAGCAGGTCCGGACCCTCGCCCTCTTCGAGTCGGCCGGGGCCGACCCCGGACGGCTGGACGTCCGGGGCGGCGCGCCGCACCGGGAGTTTCTCGCCGGCTATGGCGAGATCGACGTGGCGCTGGATCCATTTCCCTATTCCGGCGGCCTGACCACGCTGGAGGCACTGTGGATGGGCGTGCCGGTGGTGACGCTGGGTGGCGACCGCTTCTGCGCGCGTCATTCCGTCACGCACCTGACCTCCGCCCGGCTGGCGCCGCTGGCGGTCGAGGGGCCGGACGCCTATGTCGCCATGGCCGCCGCGCTGGTCTCGGACCCGGCGTCGCTTTCGGCGCTGCGGGGTACGATGCGGGACCGGCTGCGGTCGTCGCCGGCACTGGACGGCGTGCGCTTCACGCGGGCGCTGGAGGCGGCCTATGGCGTGATGTGGCAACGCTTCGCGGCCGGCGCCGGCCGGGCCTCCTTCTCGCTCAGCTTCGATTGA